One window of Balearica regulorum gibbericeps isolate bBalReg1 chromosome 20, bBalReg1.pri, whole genome shotgun sequence genomic DNA carries:
- the GOLGA1 gene encoding golgin subfamily A member 1 isoform X1 has protein sequence MFAKLKKKIAEEAAIAPRPGGAARIPRSVSKESITSAGADSGDDFASDGSSSREDLSSQLFRRNEQIRKLEVKLSDYADQIRNLQKIKEKLENALEKHQDSSMRKFQEQNEAHQASRAKMAEGMALALEKKDQEWMEKLGQIEKEKKMLETQLQEMREQSLNLFQKRDEIDELEGFQQQEIAKVKHMLLKKEESLSKTVQELEACTRELTHTREVLQDASDESSGLRKDLQELQQQFLNLEAQRDELMTAETNAENKITALELREQELQTVIQQLSVDLQNARVAGSGCEKRLEMIQAEYESLKVEYEQHKQKMTFEFAERNKLTEQLQEKVSSLEKKLERNLSGDEHVQELLKEKATLEQKLDETRQQLVTDRMHHSETVNHLETQNKELEQKLQIATEAVKKSKEAAAEQDLKIRKLQTDLEDDISKLQQQILSDKHQYDQKVTGLESQITALETAWEFDKTAAQHKISQLEKENENLHGSREEYESSLKKQESELNRLKNELSSRETVSIEIAKALEETRKQREELQQQVSHLSSLIKEKDQLIDEKCDMLLKQKEELDQLSQEHEAALLQMHQLQSDVEASNSRAAEKEEMARKEIGELKLQVQECLLARKHEKNVSDLEELSRALNNKHLPSPENRVMEQNGEVPAAGIIQLQKDNRELEQQIAEKNKMIKQLQQRMTELKKTLQKELKIRPDSEVPEVREKANSEVPNASVTVTNNSDLNDSREINFEYLKHVVLKFMSCRESEAFHLIKAVSVLLNFSQEEENMLKETLEYKMSWFGSKPSPKGSIRPSISSPRTLWP, from the exons atgtttgcaaaattaaaGAAGAAGATAGCAGAAGAGGCAGCTATTGCTCCCAGACCGGGAGGAGCTGCCAGGATACCCAGGTCAGTCAGTAAGGAGTCGATTACGTCCGCAGGAGCAGACTCTGGAGATGACTTT GCTTCTGATGGAAGCAGCTCTAGAGAGGATCTTTCATCCCAGTTGTTCAgaagaaatgaacaaataagAAAACTGGAGGTCAAGCTGTCTG ATTATGCTGATCAGATCCGAAACTTGCAGAAGATAAAAGAGAAGCTTGAAAATGCATTAGAAAAGCATCAGGATT CCTCCATGAGGAAGTTtcaggagcagaatgaagctcACCAGGCCAGTCGAGCCAAGATGGCTGAAGGAATGGCTTTGGCTTTAGAAAAGAAGGACCAG GAGTGGATGGAAAAACTGGGTCAAATTGAAAAG gagaaaaagatgCTTGAAACACAGTTACAAGAAATGAGGGAACAGAGTTTGAATCTATTTcaaaaaagagatgaaattgATGAACTGGAGGGCTTTCAACAGCAGGAAATTGCCAAAGTTAAACACATG cttttgaaaaaggaagaatctCTGAGCAAAACAGTGCAGGAGCTAGAGGCGTGCACTCGAGAACTAACCCACACTAGAGAGGTGCTTCAGGATGCAAGTGACGAGTCATCAGGCCTCAGGAAAGATCTTCAAGAGTTGCAGCAACAGTTCCTGAACTTAGAGGCACAGAG AGATGAACTAATGACAGCTGagacaaatgcagaaaataagatCACTGCTCTGGAGTTAAGAGAACAGGAGCTACAAACTGTCATTCAGCAGCTTTCTGTAGACTTGCAAAAT GCTCGAGTTGCTGGTTCTGGTTGTGAGAAGAGACTGGAAATGATACAGGCGGAATATGAATCTCTGAAGGTGGAATATGAACAACACAAGCAAAAG ATGACTTTTGAATTTGCTGAGAGAAATAAACTTACTgaacagctgcaggaaaaagtgtcttccttggaaaaaaagctagaaagaaatctttcaggGGATGAACATGTGCAGGAGCTACTCAAGGAG AAAGCTACTCTTGAGCAGAAACTGGATGAAACCAGGCAGCAGCTAGTAACAGACAGAATGCATCACAGTGAGACTGTGAACCATTTGGAAACTCAG AATAAAGAACTGGAGCAAAAACTACAGATTGCAACAGAAGCagtgaaaaagagcaaagaagcagctgctgagcaggaTCTGAAGATCCGGAAGCTG caaACTGATCTGGAGGATGACATAAGTAAACTACAGCAACAGATTTTAAGTGATAAACATCAGTATGATCAGAAAGTTACTGGGCTGGAGTCTCAAATCACTGCTCTTGAAACAGCTTGGGAATTTGATAAAACAGCTGCTCAGCACAAGATC AGCCagttggaaaaggaaaatgaaaatcttcATGGAAGCAGAGAAGAGTATGagagttctttaaaaaaacaggagTCTGAATTGAACAGGCTAAAG AATGAATTGAGCAGCAGAGAGACTGTCAGCATTGAAATTGCCAAAGCATTGGAAGAAACACGAAAGCAAAGAGAGGAATTACAACAGCAG GTTTCACATCTGAGTTccttaataaaggaaaaagaccAGCTGATTGATGAAAAATGTGATATGCTtctaaaacagaaggaagaactAGACCAACTCAGTCAAG AGCACGAAGCTGCCCTGCTGCAAATGCATCAGTTACAATCTGACGTAGAAGCAAGTAATAGCcgagcagcagagaaagaagaaatggcaaGAAAGGAAATCGGTGAACTGAAGTTGCAGGTACAGGAGTGCCTCTTGGccagaaaacatgagaaaaat gTTTCAGACCTAGAGGAATTGTCAAGAGCCTTGAACAACAAACATTTACCTTCTCCAGAAAACCGTGTGATGGAACAGAACGGAGAGGTACCAGCTGCAGGCATCATTCAACTTCAGAAGGATAACAGAGAGCTGGAACAGCaaattgctgagaaaaataAG ATGATAAAGCAGCTACAGCAAAGAATGACAGAACTCAAGAAAACCCTCCAGAAAGAGTTG aaaataaggcCTGACAGTGAGGTACCTGAAGTACGtgaaaaagcaaattctgaagTGCCTAATGCTTCTGTGACTGTCACAAACAACTCTGATTTAAATGACTCAAGGGAGATAAACTTTGAATACCTTAAACATGTTGTACTAAAATTCATGTCCTGCCGAGAATCTGAG GCATTCCATCTAATTAAAGCTGTATCTGTGTTACTGAATTTTtcacaagaggaagaaaacatgcttAAAGAAACTTTGGAGTACAAG ATGTCGTGGTTTGGGTC
- the GOLGA1 gene encoding golgin subfamily A member 1 isoform X3 — protein sequence MFAKLKKKIAEEAAIAPRPGGAARIPRSVSKESITSAGADSGDDFASDGSSSREDLSSQLFRRNEQIRKLEVKLSDYADQIRNLQKIKEKLENALEKHQDSSMRKFQEQNEAHQASRAKMAEGMALALEKKDQEWMEKLGQIEKEKKMLETQLQEMREQSLNLFQKRDEIDELEGFQQQEIAKVKHMLLKKEESLSKTVQELEACTRELTHTREVLQDASDESSGLRKDLQELQQQFLNLEAQRDELMTAETNAENKITALELREQELQTVIQQLSVDLQNARVAGSGCEKRLEMIQAEYESLKVEYEQHKQKMTFEFAERNKLTEQLQEKVSSLEKKLERNLSGDEHVQELLKEKATLEQKLDETRQQLVTDRMHHSETVNHLETQNKELEQKLQIATEAVKKSKEAAAEQDLKIRKLQTDLEDDISKLQQQILSDKHQYDQKVTGLESQITALETAWEFDKTAAQHKISQLEKENENLHGSREEYESSLKKQESELNRLKNELSSRETVSIEIAKALEETRKQREELQQQVSHLSSLIKEKDQLIDEKCDMLLKQKEELDQLSQEHEAALLQMHQLQSDVEASNSRAAEKEEMARKEIGELKLQVSDLEELSRALNNKHLPSPENRVMEQNGEVPAAGIIQLQKDNRELEQQIAEKNKMIKQLQQRMTELKKTLQKELKIRPDSEVPEVREKANSEVPNASVTVTNNSDLNDSREINFEYLKHVVLKFMSCRESEAFHLIKAVSVLLNFSQEEENMLKETLEYKMSWFGSKPSPKGSIRPSISSPRTLWP from the exons atgtttgcaaaattaaaGAAGAAGATAGCAGAAGAGGCAGCTATTGCTCCCAGACCGGGAGGAGCTGCCAGGATACCCAGGTCAGTCAGTAAGGAGTCGATTACGTCCGCAGGAGCAGACTCTGGAGATGACTTT GCTTCTGATGGAAGCAGCTCTAGAGAGGATCTTTCATCCCAGTTGTTCAgaagaaatgaacaaataagAAAACTGGAGGTCAAGCTGTCTG ATTATGCTGATCAGATCCGAAACTTGCAGAAGATAAAAGAGAAGCTTGAAAATGCATTAGAAAAGCATCAGGATT CCTCCATGAGGAAGTTtcaggagcagaatgaagctcACCAGGCCAGTCGAGCCAAGATGGCTGAAGGAATGGCTTTGGCTTTAGAAAAGAAGGACCAG GAGTGGATGGAAAAACTGGGTCAAATTGAAAAG gagaaaaagatgCTTGAAACACAGTTACAAGAAATGAGGGAACAGAGTTTGAATCTATTTcaaaaaagagatgaaattgATGAACTGGAGGGCTTTCAACAGCAGGAAATTGCCAAAGTTAAACACATG cttttgaaaaaggaagaatctCTGAGCAAAACAGTGCAGGAGCTAGAGGCGTGCACTCGAGAACTAACCCACACTAGAGAGGTGCTTCAGGATGCAAGTGACGAGTCATCAGGCCTCAGGAAAGATCTTCAAGAGTTGCAGCAACAGTTCCTGAACTTAGAGGCACAGAG AGATGAACTAATGACAGCTGagacaaatgcagaaaataagatCACTGCTCTGGAGTTAAGAGAACAGGAGCTACAAACTGTCATTCAGCAGCTTTCTGTAGACTTGCAAAAT GCTCGAGTTGCTGGTTCTGGTTGTGAGAAGAGACTGGAAATGATACAGGCGGAATATGAATCTCTGAAGGTGGAATATGAACAACACAAGCAAAAG ATGACTTTTGAATTTGCTGAGAGAAATAAACTTACTgaacagctgcaggaaaaagtgtcttccttggaaaaaaagctagaaagaaatctttcaggGGATGAACATGTGCAGGAGCTACTCAAGGAG AAAGCTACTCTTGAGCAGAAACTGGATGAAACCAGGCAGCAGCTAGTAACAGACAGAATGCATCACAGTGAGACTGTGAACCATTTGGAAACTCAG AATAAAGAACTGGAGCAAAAACTACAGATTGCAACAGAAGCagtgaaaaagagcaaagaagcagctgctgagcaggaTCTGAAGATCCGGAAGCTG caaACTGATCTGGAGGATGACATAAGTAAACTACAGCAACAGATTTTAAGTGATAAACATCAGTATGATCAGAAAGTTACTGGGCTGGAGTCTCAAATCACTGCTCTTGAAACAGCTTGGGAATTTGATAAAACAGCTGCTCAGCACAAGATC AGCCagttggaaaaggaaaatgaaaatcttcATGGAAGCAGAGAAGAGTATGagagttctttaaaaaaacaggagTCTGAATTGAACAGGCTAAAG AATGAATTGAGCAGCAGAGAGACTGTCAGCATTGAAATTGCCAAAGCATTGGAAGAAACACGAAAGCAAAGAGAGGAATTACAACAGCAG GTTTCACATCTGAGTTccttaataaaggaaaaagaccAGCTGATTGATGAAAAATGTGATATGCTtctaaaacagaaggaagaactAGACCAACTCAGTCAAG AGCACGAAGCTGCCCTGCTGCAAATGCATCAGTTACAATCTGACGTAGAAGCAAGTAATAGCcgagcagcagagaaagaagaaatggcaaGAAAGGAAATCGGTGAACTGAAGTTGCAG gTTTCAGACCTAGAGGAATTGTCAAGAGCCTTGAACAACAAACATTTACCTTCTCCAGAAAACCGTGTGATGGAACAGAACGGAGAGGTACCAGCTGCAGGCATCATTCAACTTCAGAAGGATAACAGAGAGCTGGAACAGCaaattgctgagaaaaataAG ATGATAAAGCAGCTACAGCAAAGAATGACAGAACTCAAGAAAACCCTCCAGAAAGAGTTG aaaataaggcCTGACAGTGAGGTACCTGAAGTACGtgaaaaagcaaattctgaagTGCCTAATGCTTCTGTGACTGTCACAAACAACTCTGATTTAAATGACTCAAGGGAGATAAACTTTGAATACCTTAAACATGTTGTACTAAAATTCATGTCCTGCCGAGAATCTGAG GCATTCCATCTAATTAAAGCTGTATCTGTGTTACTGAATTTTtcacaagaggaagaaaacatgcttAAAGAAACTTTGGAGTACAAG ATGTCGTGGTTTGGGTC
- the GOLGA1 gene encoding golgin subfamily A member 1 isoform X2, which produces MFAKLKKKIAEEAAIAPRPGGAARIPRSVSKESITSAGADSGDDFASDGSSSREDLSSQLFRRNEQIRKLEVKLSDYADQIRNLQKIKEKLENALEKHQDSSMRKFQEQNEAHQASRAKMAEGMALALEKKDQEWMEKLGQIEKEKKMLETQLQEMREQSLNLFQKRDEIDELEGFQQQEIAKVKHMEESLSKTVQELEACTRELTHTREVLQDASDESSGLRKDLQELQQQFLNLEAQRDELMTAETNAENKITALELREQELQTVIQQLSVDLQNARVAGSGCEKRLEMIQAEYESLKVEYEQHKQKMTFEFAERNKLTEQLQEKVSSLEKKLERNLSGDEHVQELLKEKATLEQKLDETRQQLVTDRMHHSETVNHLETQNKELEQKLQIATEAVKKSKEAAAEQDLKIRKLQTDLEDDISKLQQQILSDKHQYDQKVTGLESQITALETAWEFDKTAAQHKISQLEKENENLHGSREEYESSLKKQESELNRLKNELSSRETVSIEIAKALEETRKQREELQQQVSHLSSLIKEKDQLIDEKCDMLLKQKEELDQLSQEHEAALLQMHQLQSDVEASNSRAAEKEEMARKEIGELKLQVQECLLARKHEKNVSDLEELSRALNNKHLPSPENRVMEQNGEVPAAGIIQLQKDNRELEQQIAEKNKMIKQLQQRMTELKKTLQKELKIRPDSEVPEVREKANSEVPNASVTVTNNSDLNDSREINFEYLKHVVLKFMSCRESEAFHLIKAVSVLLNFSQEEENMLKETLEYKMSWFGSKPSPKGSIRPSISSPRTLWP; this is translated from the exons atgtttgcaaaattaaaGAAGAAGATAGCAGAAGAGGCAGCTATTGCTCCCAGACCGGGAGGAGCTGCCAGGATACCCAGGTCAGTCAGTAAGGAGTCGATTACGTCCGCAGGAGCAGACTCTGGAGATGACTTT GCTTCTGATGGAAGCAGCTCTAGAGAGGATCTTTCATCCCAGTTGTTCAgaagaaatgaacaaataagAAAACTGGAGGTCAAGCTGTCTG ATTATGCTGATCAGATCCGAAACTTGCAGAAGATAAAAGAGAAGCTTGAAAATGCATTAGAAAAGCATCAGGATT CCTCCATGAGGAAGTTtcaggagcagaatgaagctcACCAGGCCAGTCGAGCCAAGATGGCTGAAGGAATGGCTTTGGCTTTAGAAAAGAAGGACCAG GAGTGGATGGAAAAACTGGGTCAAATTGAAAAG gagaaaaagatgCTTGAAACACAGTTACAAGAAATGAGGGAACAGAGTTTGAATCTATTTcaaaaaagagatgaaattgATGAACTGGAGGGCTTTCAACAGCAGGAAATTGCCAAAGTTAAACACATG gaagaatctCTGAGCAAAACAGTGCAGGAGCTAGAGGCGTGCACTCGAGAACTAACCCACACTAGAGAGGTGCTTCAGGATGCAAGTGACGAGTCATCAGGCCTCAGGAAAGATCTTCAAGAGTTGCAGCAACAGTTCCTGAACTTAGAGGCACAGAG AGATGAACTAATGACAGCTGagacaaatgcagaaaataagatCACTGCTCTGGAGTTAAGAGAACAGGAGCTACAAACTGTCATTCAGCAGCTTTCTGTAGACTTGCAAAAT GCTCGAGTTGCTGGTTCTGGTTGTGAGAAGAGACTGGAAATGATACAGGCGGAATATGAATCTCTGAAGGTGGAATATGAACAACACAAGCAAAAG ATGACTTTTGAATTTGCTGAGAGAAATAAACTTACTgaacagctgcaggaaaaagtgtcttccttggaaaaaaagctagaaagaaatctttcaggGGATGAACATGTGCAGGAGCTACTCAAGGAG AAAGCTACTCTTGAGCAGAAACTGGATGAAACCAGGCAGCAGCTAGTAACAGACAGAATGCATCACAGTGAGACTGTGAACCATTTGGAAACTCAG AATAAAGAACTGGAGCAAAAACTACAGATTGCAACAGAAGCagtgaaaaagagcaaagaagcagctgctgagcaggaTCTGAAGATCCGGAAGCTG caaACTGATCTGGAGGATGACATAAGTAAACTACAGCAACAGATTTTAAGTGATAAACATCAGTATGATCAGAAAGTTACTGGGCTGGAGTCTCAAATCACTGCTCTTGAAACAGCTTGGGAATTTGATAAAACAGCTGCTCAGCACAAGATC AGCCagttggaaaaggaaaatgaaaatcttcATGGAAGCAGAGAAGAGTATGagagttctttaaaaaaacaggagTCTGAATTGAACAGGCTAAAG AATGAATTGAGCAGCAGAGAGACTGTCAGCATTGAAATTGCCAAAGCATTGGAAGAAACACGAAAGCAAAGAGAGGAATTACAACAGCAG GTTTCACATCTGAGTTccttaataaaggaaaaagaccAGCTGATTGATGAAAAATGTGATATGCTtctaaaacagaaggaagaactAGACCAACTCAGTCAAG AGCACGAAGCTGCCCTGCTGCAAATGCATCAGTTACAATCTGACGTAGAAGCAAGTAATAGCcgagcagcagagaaagaagaaatggcaaGAAAGGAAATCGGTGAACTGAAGTTGCAGGTACAGGAGTGCCTCTTGGccagaaaacatgagaaaaat gTTTCAGACCTAGAGGAATTGTCAAGAGCCTTGAACAACAAACATTTACCTTCTCCAGAAAACCGTGTGATGGAACAGAACGGAGAGGTACCAGCTGCAGGCATCATTCAACTTCAGAAGGATAACAGAGAGCTGGAACAGCaaattgctgagaaaaataAG ATGATAAAGCAGCTACAGCAAAGAATGACAGAACTCAAGAAAACCCTCCAGAAAGAGTTG aaaataaggcCTGACAGTGAGGTACCTGAAGTACGtgaaaaagcaaattctgaagTGCCTAATGCTTCTGTGACTGTCACAAACAACTCTGATTTAAATGACTCAAGGGAGATAAACTTTGAATACCTTAAACATGTTGTACTAAAATTCATGTCCTGCCGAGAATCTGAG GCATTCCATCTAATTAAAGCTGTATCTGTGTTACTGAATTTTtcacaagaggaagaaaacatgcttAAAGAAACTTTGGAGTACAAG ATGTCGTGGTTTGGGTC